A genomic segment from Haloplanus salinus encodes:
- a CDS encoding DUF1156 domain-containing protein, whose amino-acid sequence MSEQEQSKRSEGRPELPIERGFPIERVNEIAQKEGRAKQWYRPVYTMHKWWARRPGCLFRAITLYSLLDESTTPNDVEVYEPGENQTLGSNGLSKEDLIDAIGEVSMDDPESLWKFYPKDIRIKNKKILDPFMGGGTSLVEASRFGVETRGNDLNPVAWFVTKKQLEAGEADVDELQQAYEQLKEDVAEEIRQYYRTPCPNGNHDADVMYNFWVKELDCVACGHTIPLLKDYRVASGRFEDDGKYYVLCPDCGTVTLTDDWHEESKCHECDHKFVPEDGQVTNGGYYNCPECGQKESITNGIADQGQPGQRLYAVEYYCEECDQQGLEKSSYKGYKRPDPEDKKLVEKAKQEWRTRTDLHKYVPDEKIPGGHMTSERNPLSDHGLEEWTDMFNERQLLNLAKMMKAIDQIDGEAGDYLLLALSDSIMFYNLLTMYNYTANKIESALHRMKAFPPQNDLIEGNLWGAEYGRGTFRNMWDMVIRGVEYANAPTERYVEDGETKETSEFAQPIGKGSEVYQGDMRLIDATNEYDAVITDPPYYDNIIYSEVADYFYVWQKILLEDKYPGFDQEKTPRAESIVTNPYLGKTAEDFEHEMGEALAVINKALKSDGTLAFTYHHSDEESWGELLESLCDNDFEVTATYPINSDLTKFISGEAVAFDIAIVARPTEDRQPISWRRLRIDIMNRLEEIQESLQEHRDLSEGDIGVVEMGACFSEYSKHHGEVRRGGEIMTAKEAVQEIYGIIQDNALGEQDIFLALQRNLSPRYDDFNKLLRRSEASEEEMREKALFRMEGNDFIIGDWRDQKRQAYVQDKVTGENGDLTVLDKAHFLRYRYEEDKLIKEYLERWNSDDLQELCEGLAEATGDETYLNMLGVHNTNWDEFTDE is encoded by the coding sequence ATGTCTGAGCAGGAACAATCTAAGCGGTCGGAGGGTCGTCCTGAGCTTCCTATTGAGCGTGGCTTCCCGATTGAGCGAGTAAACGAGATTGCTCAGAAAGAGGGGCGCGCAAAGCAGTGGTACCGACCAGTATATACTATGCACAAGTGGTGGGCACGAAGACCTGGCTGTCTCTTCCGTGCAATTACACTATATTCGCTTCTTGACGAAAGTACAACTCCTAACGACGTTGAGGTATACGAGCCTGGCGAAAACCAGACCTTGGGTAGTAATGGACTGAGCAAAGAGGACCTCATCGACGCTATTGGTGAGGTCTCGATGGATGATCCCGAATCGCTATGGAAGTTCTACCCAAAGGATATCCGCATCAAGAACAAGAAAATCCTCGACCCATTCATGGGTGGTGGGACTTCACTTGTCGAAGCATCACGCTTTGGAGTTGAAACACGTGGAAATGATTTGAATCCAGTCGCCTGGTTTGTCACAAAGAAGCAGCTGGAGGCGGGCGAGGCTGACGTTGACGAGCTACAACAAGCCTATGAACAGTTGAAGGAGGACGTAGCTGAAGAGATTCGTCAGTACTACCGCACACCTTGTCCGAATGGCAATCACGACGCGGATGTGATGTACAATTTCTGGGTGAAGGAACTCGATTGTGTGGCATGCGGACATACCATTCCCCTACTTAAGGATTACAGAGTAGCCTCTGGACGATTCGAAGACGATGGAAAATACTACGTTCTCTGTCCGGACTGCGGAACGGTAACGCTCACTGATGACTGGCATGAGGAGAGCAAATGTCATGAGTGCGATCATAAGTTTGTACCCGAAGATGGGCAGGTGACCAATGGTGGATACTATAACTGTCCGGAATGTGGGCAGAAAGAATCTATAACGAATGGCATAGCCGACCAGGGACAACCCGGACAGCGACTTTACGCTGTCGAGTATTACTGCGAAGAATGCGACCAGCAAGGCCTGGAGAAGAGTTCGTATAAAGGCTACAAACGACCCGACCCCGAAGATAAGAAACTTGTCGAGAAGGCGAAACAAGAGTGGAGAACTCGGACTGATCTCCACAAATATGTCCCCGATGAGAAAATCCCTGGTGGGCATATGACCTCCGAAAGAAACCCTCTTTCTGACCATGGGTTGGAAGAGTGGACAGATATGTTCAACGAGAGACAATTACTCAATCTGGCAAAAATGATGAAGGCTATCGACCAGATTGACGGGGAGGCAGGTGACTATCTATTGCTGGCTCTTTCCGACTCTATTATGTTTTACAATCTTCTGACAATGTATAATTATACAGCTAACAAGATTGAGTCTGCACTTCACCGGATGAAGGCCTTCCCTCCTCAGAACGATCTAATCGAAGGTAATCTCTGGGGAGCCGAGTACGGACGAGGCACGTTCCGTAATATGTGGGATATGGTCATTCGCGGGGTCGAATACGCGAATGCACCAACGGAACGGTATGTCGAAGATGGGGAGACCAAAGAGACATCGGAATTCGCCCAACCAATCGGAAAAGGGTCCGAAGTCTACCAAGGCGATATGCGACTCATCGATGCGACCAATGAGTACGATGCCGTAATTACTGACCCGCCGTACTATGACAACATTATCTACTCTGAGGTAGCGGACTACTTCTACGTCTGGCAGAAGATACTACTAGAAGACAAATATCCTGGCTTTGATCAAGAGAAAACGCCACGAGCAGAGTCGATAGTAACAAATCCATATTTAGGAAAGACAGCAGAGGACTTCGAGCATGAAATGGGGGAAGCACTGGCTGTCATCAACAAAGCCCTCAAGAGCGACGGAACGCTCGCATTCACGTATCACCATAGCGATGAGGAGTCTTGGGGCGAACTCCTCGAATCACTGTGTGACAATGACTTTGAAGTGACGGCGACATACCCGATCAACTCTGACTTAACCAAGTTCATCAGCGGAGAAGCTGTCGCGTTCGATATCGCCATCGTCGCCCGTCCGACTGAGGATCGCCAACCAATTTCCTGGCGGCGTCTCAGGATTGACATTATGAATAGACTTGAGGAGATCCAGGAAAGCCTCCAAGAGCATCGAGACCTTTCGGAAGGAGATATCGGTGTGGTCGAAATGGGTGCCTGTTTCTCTGAATATTCGAAGCACCACGGTGAGGTTCGCCGTGGCGGCGAAATTATGACTGCCAAGGAAGCAGTCCAGGAGATCTATGGTATTATCCAGGACAACGCACTTGGTGAGCAAGATATCTTCCTGGCACTCCAAAGGAATCTCTCCCCCCGTTATGATGACTTCAACAAACTCCTCCGGCGGAGTGAAGCTTCTGAGGAGGAAATGCGTGAGAAGGCCCTCTTCCGGATGGAGGGTAACGACTTCATCATCGGTGACTGGAGGGATCAAAAGCGTCAGGCCTACGTCCAAGATAAGGTCACCGGCGAGAATGGTGATCTGACTGTCTTAGACAAAGCTCACTTCCTGCGTTACCGCTATGAAGAGGACAAATTGATCAAGGAGTACTTAGAGCGCTGGAATTCCGACGATCTTCAGGAACTCTGTGAGGGTCTCGCCGAGGCGACGGGAGACGAGACATATCTGAATAT